Proteins encoded together in one Thermomonospora curvata DSM 43183 window:
- the rpoZ gene encoding DNA-directed RNA polymerase subunit omega produces MSGRPSVAANSEGITNPPIDELLEVVDTKYGLVTIAAKRARQINAYYAQLGEGLLEYVGPLVETQVQEKPLSIALREVREGLLHAEPIDN; encoded by the coding sequence GGAAGGCCAAGCGTGGCAGCCAACAGCGAAGGCATCACCAACCCGCCGATCGACGAGCTGCTGGAGGTCGTCGACACCAAGTACGGCCTGGTGACCATCGCGGCCAAGCGGGCACGCCAGATCAACGCCTACTACGCCCAGCTCGGCGAGGGGCTGCTGGAGTACGTCGGCCCCCTGGTGGAGACCCAGGTCCAGGAAAAGCCCCTGTCGATCGCGCTGCGCGAGGTGCGCGAGGGCCTGCTGCACGCCGAACCCATCGACAACTAG